The following DNA comes from Salvia splendens isolate huo1 chromosome 17, SspV2, whole genome shotgun sequence.
CTTTTCCCCCTTAGATTCAACGGCCCCCATTCACTGTTGTACCTGCAAAAGTCACACAAACCCAGTAAGTGTACAACCAAGAATCAGGGCGGAGAGGACCTGCAATGTGGCAACAAAAGAGGTTATAACCCCAATTAATGCACGAGTACATGTCTGCAACGTTGCAGGAAAACCAGCCAACAAAAGGGCAACCTAGGACCCCTTTCTCTGGCATTAAGTAGGGAAGTAAGGGAGATCAAGGCCAGAGTAGGGAGCAGCATAACAATTCAGTGAAGGTAAACTCACTCACTCCCAAGCTCGGATACAAGTCATGTCATCACGTAGTAGAAATCCCACATTTAGTAGCAAACACGAACACGCTAGGATACATAGTTAGAACTCAGGCACGGTAATCACATCAGATTAACAAGGAAGAATAGTTGCCTTATCAACTGAAACATATAAGCTCCCTAAAGCATGAACACTTATGAACCCCAACTCAAAGGAATCGCATTTCCATAAGAGGCGGCCTAAATTCACAGATAACTTGATGAATGATAAGTTGAACTTAGACTTGTGGTAGAGTTGTACAATCAAACCCAAACTACAACAAAACCAAATAAACATAGCAAATCTGCCATATTTAACGGAGCCAAGAGAGAGTATGAGCGAAAGCTTTGCTGAGGCCGTAGAGGCAATCGCAAAGCTATCAACGACGACGCTGATGGTTAGGAGGCGGTGGGCGTTAGCGAATGGAGCGACGGAGGTGTGCACCGAGCCTCGCTCGACGGCGACTGAGGCAGAGACCTCACGGTTGGCATCGGACCCTGCTTTCGAATCCCGTTTGCAAGTGGACGGCGAGTCCCAATGATGCATGGAAATGAGATTAGTGACACGTAAAagccgaagacgagctgccgaagacgagctgaaATGACACGTAAAagccgaagacgagctgccgaagacgagctgaaATGACACGTGTACACTCAAGGGAAGCTGAGAGAAGATTGACACGTGGCATGAAGATTAGTTAGGAACGAGTTAGTTACAACTGCCAATCGAAGTAGTTAGCTAGCTCATAGCTTTATAATCTGTAGCTTCTTCAATTTGTAATTCATCATCGAAATTAATGCAAAACACTACTTCTTCTTCATTCTACTCTCCTTCTCGAGGTTCCATACAAGTAGGTGCAATTCCGGTCACTGTTCCGATCATCGGTGACCCCGATTCCGCACCAAGTGGTATCATCCTAAACGATCCGACTTCCGTCATGGTGGACACCCGCTCCGGTGAGATGCGACGTCTGGAGGAATCAGTCAAGGCTACTATGGCTGAATTCTCTGCAAAACTTACTGAATCTGAGGAAGCACGCGACCTCACTATGAAAGAATTCCGAGAAGAGCTCCTAGCTCTTCAATTGCAACAAAACGAACTGATTTCTCATTTTGTTCCACCGGCGAATGGTGCTGCGAACGCCCAATTTAATGGTGCGGGTGTTGGAGCTCAGCCTCGCCAACAATATTTTGCTACTCGTCAATCAAAGGTTGGCTTTCCTATTTTCAACGGAGAGGATTTAACTGGTTGGATTCTTCGTTGTGATCATTTCTTCGCGGTGGATCTGACACCGGAAGAGTCGAAAGTGCGTCTCGCGGTGATCAATTTCGAGGGCCGTGCACTTCAATGGTTCCAAAATTGGGCGAAATATCAAGATAGAGCAATGACTACGCCGTGGCCGATGTTCCTGCGAGCTCTAGAAGGTCGATTTGGTGATCAACTACTCGGAGATCCAATGACTGAGCTTCTCACTCTCAAGCAAACAGGTTCGTTCGCTGATTACCATGACCGTTTTGAATTGCTCCTTGGTCGCGTGTCCTTATCTGAATCTTATGCTATTAGCCATTTCATTAATGGATTGAAACCACATGTGCAAAAAGCTGTGCGAATGTTCATGCCACAAACATTAGTACACGCTTATGCCTTAGCTAGACTTCAAGATCTATCTACTACTGTTAAAGATGTCGCTCCTCAGAATTCTAAGCGATTTAATAGCAGTGACTATAGATCTACAGCACACTCTACACCACTACTCCCCACCCCTACTATGCCTGCTGTTAAAACTAAGAGATTATTAACTGAGGAAGAAATGGCGGATAAAAGAGCTAAGGGATTGTGCTATGGGTGCGATGAAAAGTTCGAAAGGGGACATCGCTGTGCTAGGAAGCAATTATACTTACTGGAAATAGATGATGGAGTGAGAGATTTCAGTGTTGATGATGAGATTCAGGAAGAGGAAATTAATGATGATGAAAATCCCCTGATCTCAATACATGCTATAAATGGCTCTCCTTCCAGAGGCTTTCGTACTATGCGCATCACTGGCCGTGTAAGTAAGAAAGCTATCCACATTCTTATCGATTCAGGCAGTACTCACAACTTCTTAGATTTACATTTGGCAAAGAAATTGGGCCTCCAACTCACTCCAGTAAAATCAGTGATGGTCGATGTTGCTGATGGTAACAGGTTGGAGTGTAAATCTATGTGCAAAGGCATGCGTTGGTGGTTGAGAGGTACCCCTTTTGTCACAGATGTTATTCTACTTCCTTTGGGAAATTGTGATATGGTGCTAGGCATACAATGGTTGGAGACATTAGGAGTTATCCAGTGGGACTTCAAGAATTTAACAATGGACTTCACTTTAAATGGTCAAAGACATTTGGTGAGAGGGAGCCAGAAAGAGCTAACAGTCCACACGGTTtcagaaaaggaaatgactaAACTCCTTACTCATAATGATGGAATTCAATTGTGTTGTATACAAGTCGATAATGAAAGGAACACTACTCTGCTTTCTGTGGAGAAATCAGATGAATCTGAACTGCCAACTCCTAACAGTATCAAGCTATTTCTGGAGGATCAGAAGGCTATCTTTGCTGAGCCTACATCCTTACCTCCCTTGAGATCTCATAGCCATAGAATCACTCTCATACCGGGCTCTTCACCTGTAAATTCAAGGCCCTACAGACATTCTGCTTTACAGAAAAATGTGATTGAGAAGCAGGTATCTGATTTACTTAAACAAGGATTTATTCAACCGAGTTCTAGCCCGTTTTCTTCCCCGGTGGTCTTAGTAAAGAAGAAAGATGGTACGtggagaatgtgtgtggattaTAGACATTTGAATAAGATCACTATCAAAGACAAGTATCCCATTCCTCTCATTGATGAACTACTTGAAGAATTGAAAGGAGCTACGGTTTTCTCTAAAATTGATCTAAGAGCAGGGTACCACCAGATCAGAATGGAAGCTgaggacatcccaaaaaactGCTTTTCGTACACATGATGGTCACTATGAATTCGCGGTGATGCCTTTCGGCCTCACCAATGCCCCAGCCACATTCCAAAGCTTAATGAATGATGTGTTTCGACCCTTCTTGAGGAAGTTCGTGCTTGTGTTTTTTGATGACATATTGATATATAGCACTGATTTGGATGCTCATTTGAATCATTTGAAATTGGTTTTCCAGAAATTACACGAGTATACTCTCTTTGCTAAGGAAAGTAAATGTGAATTTGCTAAAGGAAAAGTGGAATATCTGGGCCACATTATCTCAGCCGAGGGTGTTGCAACTGACCCTAAGAAACTTCAAGCTATGAGAGAATGGCCTACACCAACTGATGTTTCAAAACTCAGAGGATTTCTTGGACTTACGGGTTACTACAGAAAATTTATCAAGGGTTATGGTATTATTTGTAGACCTTTAACTGATTTGCTCAAGAAAGAT
Coding sequences within:
- the LOC121774436 gene encoding uncharacterized protein LOC121774436: MQNTTSSSFYSPSRGSIQVGAIPVTVPIIGDPDSAPSGIILNDPTSVMVDTRSGEMRRLEESVKATMAEFSAKLTESEEARDLTMKEFREELLALQLQQNELISHFVPPANGAANAQFNGAGVGAQPRQQYFATRQSKVGFPIFNGEDLTGWILRCDHFFAVDLTPEESKVRLAVINFEGRALQWFQNWAKYQDRAMTTPWPMFLRALEGRFGDQLLGDPMTELLTLKQTGSFADYHDRFELLLGRVSLSESYAISHFINGLKPHVQKAVRMFMPQTLVHAYALARLQDLSTTVKDVAPQNSKRFNSSDYRSTAHSTPLLPTPTMPAVKTKRLLTEEEMADKRAKGLCYGCDEKFERGHRCARKQLYLLEIDDGVRDFSVDDEIQEEEINDDENPLISIHAINGSPSRGFRTMRITGRVSKKAIHILIDSGSTHNFLDLHLAKKLGLQLTPVKSVMVDVADGNRLECKSMCKGMRWWLRGTPFVTDVILLPLGNCDMVLGIQWLETLGVIQWDFKNLTMDFTLNGQRHLVRGSQKELTVHTVSEKEMTKLLTHNDGIQLCCIQVDNERNTTLLSVEKSDESELPTPNSIKLFLEDQKAIFAEPTSLPPLRSHSHRITLIPGSSPVNSRPYRHSALQKNVIEKQVSDLLKQGFIQPSSSPFSSPVVLVKKKDGTWRMCVDYRHLNKITIKDKYPIPLIDELLEELKGATVFSKIDLRAGYHQIRMEAEDIPKNCFSYT